One region of Juglans microcarpa x Juglans regia isolate MS1-56 chromosome 7S, Jm3101_v1.0, whole genome shotgun sequence genomic DNA includes:
- the LOC121240485 gene encoding mitochondrial import inner membrane translocase subunit TIM22-4-like, translating into MASVAGNESANGSSGSKEAERLPIEPLRLPTAEEIRGQDIWNNCAVRSVVSGVTGGGLGLFMGMFLGALDNPLMQEEMTGRQQFIYTAKQMGRRSWSSAKAFAVMGLVFSAAECVVEKARAKHDVTNTVVAGCVTGGVISAKGGPQAACAGCAGFAAFSVLIEKFLDRHD; encoded by the exons ATGGCTTCCGTTGCGGGAAACGAATCTGCTAACGGTTCATCGGGCTCAAAAGAGGCTGAGAGGCTTCCGATTGAGCCTCTAAGATTGCCCACGGCCGAGGAAATACGCGGCCAAGATATTTGGAACAACTGCGCTGTGCGCAGTGTGGTTAGCGGAGTCACGG GAGGTGGGCTTGGGCTGTTCATGGGTATGTTTCTTGGGGCATTGGACAACCCTCTAATGCAGGAGGAAATGACTGGTAGGCAGCAGTTCATTTATACAGCCAAGCAGATGGGGCGGAGGAGCTGGAGTTCTGCTAAAGCATTTGCAGTTATGGGCTTGGTTTTTTCCGCAGCTGAATGTGTTGTTGAGAAG GCACGGGCAAAGCATGATGTTACAAATACAGTTGTGGCTGGGTGTGTAACTGGAGGTGTAATCTCGGCAAAAG GTGGTCCACAAGCAGCGTGTGCTGGTTGTGCCGGCTTCGCAGCGTTTTCGGTTCTGATAGAGAAGTTTCTGGATAGACATGATTGA